In the Campylobacter sputorum subsp. sputorum genome, ACTTATTCATTTAAATTTACATAGAAATACAGATATTTCACCAATTACTCAGCTAATTGCAATGGCTCTTTTATCATTTGGTTCAATGGTGCTTGTAAAAATTATAAATAAAAAACAGAGTTATTTTGGCTTATTGGCCTCAATTCCACTTGGGCTTAGTCCGTTTTTCTTAGAAAATATGAGCTATAAATTTGATAGTCCATTTATGGCACTTGCTTTGATTTCGCCGATAATTCCATTTTTATTTTTAAAAAAGAAATTTACATTTTTTATAGTTTCGGTTCTATCGGTTTTAATAACTTTAAATACCTACCAGAGTGCAAATTCTGTATATTTAATACTCTCGATGTTTGTAATTTTGATAATGTTTATAAATAAAAATAAGAAAATTAATATTGTTAAAAATAGCTTTTTATTTGCTATATCCTATGCAGTCTCTATGTTTATCTATAAATTTATAATTCTTACAGAAGTTAATGGTTATGTATCTAGTGGAGCAATAAAAGAAAACTTAATGCAAGGTTTTTTAAATAATATAAAACATAATTTATCAAGATACCAAGAAGTTATAAATGATACAACATTTGAATATATTTTTTATATTTTAGTTTTGTTTTTCTTAATATCTATCTTTAAAAAAGCAAAAATAAATAAATTTAACGCCTTAAGCTTGGGCTTTGCTTTTATAATTTTAAGTGTCTCATTAAGTCAAGGGGCTTATTTGATTTTAGAAAAGCCACTTACAGCAACAAGGGCTTATAATGGTATAGGAGTTGTGGTTGCTATTATTTTTATATACTCTTTAAATTTTAAATTTATAAATTTATCTAAAATTTTTGTATGCTTTAGTGCTTATTTTTTGATAATTCAGGCAAATTCATACGGTAATGCTTTAAGAGCTCAAGAAGAGTATTCTCAAATAAGAATTAAACTTATGTATAGTGATTTGAATAAACTAGCCCCGATTGATGGTAAATTTAGTGTCCAAATTATAAAAGGTGTGGGTAATTCTCCTGTAACTGAAAATAGTAAGAAAAGCTTTCCTATTATAAATTCACTCAAATTTCAAAATTTAAGACCTAGTTGGGTTTGGACAACTATAAATAACTTTAGGATTCTTGGATTAAAAGGAAATTATTACTATAAATCTTGCTTTAATGATACAAATAAAATAGTTGATAGTATGGATACAGCTATGCATAAAATAACCAAATATGATAATAATTGTTTTGTAATTGAATTTAAATAATGCTAGATACAAAATTAATTAAATACCTATTAGTTGGAGTTTTAAACACGATTGTTGGTTTTGGTATAATTTTTGGGCTTATGTTTTTAGGTGTAAGCCCAGAGATTTCAAATTTAAGTGGGTATTTGGTTGGTATAGTTTTTTTCTTATGTGATGAATAAAGTTTTTACTTTTAAGAGCAAATCTAAAAGCAAAGTAGAGTTTATAAAATTTATAGTCTCTATGCTTATGGCTTGCACTCTAAATTTTATAACTTTAAAAATATGCTTAAATATAGGTATAAATCCATATATTTCACAGATAATTTCAGGAGGAATTTAAAACTAAGTGGATTTGTTTTAGTAAATTTTAGGTATTTATGTAAACTATTTATTTGTTTTTTTATACTTTAAAAAGCCATTTAAAGCATAATTTAAAAAATAATATGTGCTTGTTAATAAATTTAATTTTTCAAATTTCCTATAAATTTTCCATTGACAAATAGCCATATGAAACTTATTAGAAGAAAGTGATTTATTATATAATCTATAAGATGCTGTTATATCTAACAAACCATTAGTATTATTTACTAATTTTAATATCTTTAACCAAGTAGCATAATCTTCTCTTTTATGAGCATCTAATGGCATATAAATTTTACTAAGTTTTTTAGTATCATATATAGCTGTTGAGCAGCCTATATCGCAAGTTTTAAGTATAGAATTGTAAGAAATTTTAGGCTTTATTGTAAACTTACCCAAATACTCACCTTTTTCATCTATAAGGTTATAAGATGAGTAGGTAAAAACCAAATTATTATCTTGCATAAATTTTACTTGAGCTTCTAATTTATTTGATAACCATAAATCATCGGCATCTAAAAAAGCTATGTATCTACCTTTTGCGGCTTTTATCCCTTTATTTCTAGCAATAGCCGAACCAGAATTCTTTTCTAATTTTATAAATTTTATTTTATTATATTTTTTTATATATTCTTCTATAATCTTATTCGAATTATCTGGCGAACAATCGTCTATTATGATAAGTTCGTAATTATCATAAGTCTGAAACAAAACTGATTTTATAGCCTCTTCTATGAATTTTTCCGAACCATAAGATGGCATAATTACTGAAACCAAATCATTCACTGTCCAACTCCAAAAAATATTTTCTGCCTTTTAACATATGTTTTAAAGCTTCAAAAAATCCAATATTTTCTTTTGAATAT is a window encoding:
- a CDS encoding GtrA family protein, giving the protein MLDTKLIKYLLVGVLNTIVGFGIIFGLMFLGVSPEISNLSGYLVGIVFFLCDE
- a CDS encoding glycosyltransferase family 2 protein, producing the protein MNDLVSVIMPSYGSEKFIEEAIKSVLFQTYDNYELIIIDDCSPDNSNKIIEEYIKKYNKIKFIKLEKNSGSAIARNKGIKAAKGRYIAFLDADDLWLSNKLEAQVKFMQDNNLVFTYSSYNLIDEKGEYLGKFTIKPKISYNSILKTCDIGCSTAIYDTKKLSKIYMPLDAHKREDYATWLKILKLVNNTNGLLDITASYRLYNKSLSSNKFHMAICQWKIYRKFEKLNLLTSTYYFLNYALNGFLKYKKTNK
- a CDS encoding GtrA family protein is translated as MNKVFTFKSKSKSKVEFIKFIVSMLMACTLNFITLKICLNIGINPYISQIISGGI
- a CDS encoding glucosyltransferase domain-containing protein, with protein sequence MKITIDTDYVVAKLKSFKITKFLKSEWIYFITVWRNFFGEKDFWKYFGFVYFIYFLGYFGLILADVYYIDDLGRAQDGYIGFLNFSRYLSENLSKLIHLNLHRNTDISPITQLIAMALLSFGSMVLVKIINKKQSYFGLLASIPLGLSPFFLENMSYKFDSPFMALALISPIIPFLFLKKKFTFFIVSVLSVLITLNTYQSANSVYLILSMFVILIMFINKNKKINIVKNSFLFAISYAVSMFIYKFIILTEVNGYVSSGAIKENLMQGFLNNIKHNLSRYQEVINDTTFEYIFYILVLFFLISIFKKAKINKFNALSLGFAFIILSVSLSQGAYLILEKPLTATRAYNGIGVVVAIIFIYSLNFKFINLSKIFVCFSAYFLIIQANSYGNALRAQEEYSQIRIKLMYSDLNKLAPIDGKFSVQIIKGVGNSPVTENSKKSFPIINSLKFQNLRPSWVWTTINNFRILGLKGNYYYKSCFNDTNKIVDSMDTAMHKITKYDNNCFVIEFK